A single window of Pygocentrus nattereri isolate fPygNat1 chromosome 24, fPygNat1.pri, whole genome shotgun sequence DNA harbors:
- the sycp2l gene encoding synaptonemal complex protein 2-like isoform X7, with product MNLANRLEDAFFSNNVLSAVRVILEEKSSTSLIDRLDEVASRELQKNEFKNVTLILRAIEQIISKDKDCINRLVHQGVVIKMLNWFERVSEHLKMQQKASKGPVQLLEVFYEVSMSLCQSHVEENSKILEVLLLRFGAVVIDQDVKFGLRLEAIKTINSMLDNSSKDFRRKICQSDDHNFLLEEFAKVIVDVGDYEMQVAVSEALCRMTPKKLREELVGKWFNYRSFTSTFTAIRVKEFETDCRIFLNELNSYFGDSRRVFSFPCTRAFLDFTELFKPEDELLKEFWVDFNIGTSCISLFVHDPEGTLWELIHLPKEALCTYSLRECDDRKLLSVHMNVDISHGNTVGKMVQIAFDSKYDIQTAVEKVFGRGEGSELPEDPQHVAPVGEDSGIPVIPTDGTPKLASHPVTETAETRHVSFVLQTGPSLLPSTKGRKIQADDSFSLRIDSDTEVARAKVTIFGQPLSSNGSVSSVRSLPSTMSEMKSAQKRKLRPFHSEGDSRAPASERRSSKEMPRHNYTRKRPRLRSKLKVLPLSSPSSNEDEYFKESTPKRKLLERERAEDASWSQSKAKVHSLDSFHPSKETTVDSGFQEKVSFEDTVFAEDEPVIEEHEVNEEPPSLPGKKPSASTELPVGPEVTEMQLQKEESPFLTLKPRRLFPSVSLESATETMTQALMEGEESETELGSGVIAAFNTFKAQLREHFSV from the exons ATGAAT CTTGCAAACAGACTAGAGGATGCATTCTTCAGTAACAATGTCCTCTCGGCCGTTAGGGTTATTCTTGAGGAGAAATCTTCCACATCTCTGATTGACCGGCTGGACGAAGTTGCAAGCAGG GAACTACAgaaaaatgaattcaaaaaTGTTACACTCATACTGCGGGCCATTGAACAAATCATCTCCAAAGACAAAGACTGCATCAACAGACTTGTCCATCAAGGTGTCGTCATAAAG ATGCTGAATTGGTTTGAAAGGGTCTCTGAACATCTGAAGATGCAGCAGAAAGCCTCCAAGGGCCCAGTGCAACTCCTGGAAGTCTTCTATGAAGTGTCCATG AGTCTTTGCCAGAGTCATGTTGAAG AAAACAGTAAGATTCTGGAAGTACTTCTGCTGAGGTTTGGCGCTGTTGTGATTGACCAGGATGTGAAATTTGGTCTGCGGCTGGAG GCAATTAAGACCATAAACTCAATGTTGGACAATTCTTCCAAAGATTTTCGGAGAAaaatctgtcagtctgatgatcATAACTTCCTGCT AGAGGAGTTTGCTAAGGTGATAGTGGATGTTGGTG ATTATGAAATGCAGGTGGCTGTATCTGAGGCACTCTGTCGAATGACTCCAAAGAAACTGAGGGAAGAATTGGTTGGCAAGTGGTTTAACTATAGAAGCTTTACATCCACTTTTACAGCCATAAGGGTCAAAGAGTTTGAAACG GACTGTAGAATATTTCTAAATGAACTCAACAGCTATTTTGGAGACTCCAGAAG AGTGTTCTCATTTCCATGCACTAGAGCATTTCTGGACTTCACTGAG TTGTTTAAACCTGAGGATGAGCTCCTGAAGGAGTTCTGGGTGGACTTCAACATTGGGACATCTTGCATCAGCTTATTTGTGCACGACCCAGAG GGAACTCTGTGGGAACTTATTCATCTTCCTAAAGAAGCTCTCTGCACATATAGCCTTCGAG AATGTGATGATCGGAAGCTTTTGAGTGTTCACATGAATGTTGATATCTCTCATGGGAACACAGTTGGTAAAATGGTCCAGATTGCCTTTGACTCAAAGTATGACATCCAGACTGCAGTGGAGAAAGTCTTTGGTAGAGGGGAGGGTTCGGAATTACCAGAAGACCCACAG CATGTTGCACCAGTTGGGGAAGATTCAG GAATACCGGTTATTCCAACTGATGGTACACCAAAACTTGCCAG TCATCCTGTCACAGAGACTGCTGAAACACGTCAC GTTTCCTTTGTACTTCAGACTGGACCAAGCCTCCTGCCATCAACTAA AGGCAGAAAAATCCAAGCAGATGACAGTTTTTCTCTAAGAATTGATTCAGACACGGAG GTGGCACGGGCAAAAGTTACTATCTTCGGTCAGCCTCTTTCTTCTAATGG GTCTGTTAGCTCTGTTAGGTCTCTTCCTTCCACCATGAGTGAAATGAAATCTGCACAGAAG aGGAAACTGAGGCCATTTCACTCTGAGGGTGACAGCCGTGCTCCCGCCAGCGAGAGGCGTTCTTCCAAAGAGATGCCTCGCCACAACTACACCAGGAAAAGGCCACGACTGAGGAGTAAACTCAAAG TTCTCCCACTTTCTTCACCCAGTAGCAATGAAGATGAGTACTTCAAG GAATCGACCCCCAAACGTAAACTTTTGGAAAGGGAGAGAGCTGAAGATGCCTCATGGTCTCAAAGCAAAGCTAAAGTGCACAGTCTGGACAGCTTCCACCCATCCAAAGAGACAACTGTGGATTCAG GCTTTCAAGAAAAAGTCAGTTTTGAAGACACTGTTTTTGCAGAAGATGAACCTGTTATAGAG gagcatgaagtaaatgaagaacCACCATCTCTTCCAGGCAAAAAGCCATCAGCATCTACAG AGTTGCCTGTCGGTCCAGAAGTGACTGAGATGCAGTTGCAGAAAGAAGAGTCTCCATTCCTAACACTGAAACCCAGAAGACTTTTCCCTTCTGTCTCATTGGAGAGTGCTACAG aaaCAATGACCCAAGCCCTGATGGAGGGTGAAGAATCCGAAACAGAGTTGGGATCTGGAGTCATCGCTGCCTTTAATACATTTAAGGCTCAGCTGAGGGAACACTTCTCT GTATAA
- the sycp2l gene encoding synaptonemal complex protein 2-like isoform X3, with protein sequence MVILEEKSSTSLIDRLDEVASRELQKNEFKNVTLILRAIEQIISKDKDCINRLVHQGVVIKMLNWFERVSEHLKMQQKASKGPVQLLEVFYEVSMSLCQSHVEENSKILEVLLLRFGAVVIDQDVKFGLRLEAIKTINSMLDNSSKDFRRKICQSDDHNFLLEEFAKVIVDVGDYEMQVAVSEALCRMTPKKLREELVGKWFNYRSFTSTFTAIRVKEFETDCRIFLNELNSYFGDSRRVFSFPCTRAFLDFTELFKPEDELLKEFWVDFNIGTSCISLFVHDPEGTLWELIHLPKEALCTYSLRECDDRKLLSVHMNVDISHGNTVGKMVQIAFDSKYDIQTAVEKVFGRGEGSELPEDPQHVAPVGEDSGIPVIPTDGTPKLASHPVTETAETRHVSFVLQTGPSLLPSTKGRKIQADDSFSLRIDSDTEVARAKVTIFGQPLSSNGSVSSVRSLPSTMSEMKSAQKRKLRPFHSEGDSRAPASERRSSKEMPRHNYTRKRPRLRSKLKVLPLSSPSSNEDEYFKESTPKRKLLERERAEDASWSQSKAKVHSLDSFHPSKETTVDSGFQEKVSFEDTVFAEDEPVIEEHEVNEEPPSLPGKKPSASTELPVGPEVTEMQLQKEESPFLTLKPRRLFPSVSLESATETMTQALMEGEESETELGSGVIAAFNTFKAQLREHFSSRYKKIEAKSLRSLTDCQKNVTSLLQTAHNQRLVHLEHFQDTVVQQLGQLEQNCLSLKNIEKETVRFWQSESDTVKSFCDEQQKRLDSLDILKEGVQVPQSQAKSTEARASVSSDASPPLLAAVPVSVETEKSQKGPNTVPAPTSSA encoded by the exons AT GGTTATTCTTGAGGAGAAATCTTCCACATCTCTGATTGACCGGCTGGACGAAGTTGCAAGCAGG GAACTACAgaaaaatgaattcaaaaaTGTTACACTCATACTGCGGGCCATTGAACAAATCATCTCCAAAGACAAAGACTGCATCAACAGACTTGTCCATCAAGGTGTCGTCATAAAG ATGCTGAATTGGTTTGAAAGGGTCTCTGAACATCTGAAGATGCAGCAGAAAGCCTCCAAGGGCCCAGTGCAACTCCTGGAAGTCTTCTATGAAGTGTCCATG AGTCTTTGCCAGAGTCATGTTGAAG AAAACAGTAAGATTCTGGAAGTACTTCTGCTGAGGTTTGGCGCTGTTGTGATTGACCAGGATGTGAAATTTGGTCTGCGGCTGGAG GCAATTAAGACCATAAACTCAATGTTGGACAATTCTTCCAAAGATTTTCGGAGAAaaatctgtcagtctgatgatcATAACTTCCTGCT AGAGGAGTTTGCTAAGGTGATAGTGGATGTTGGTG ATTATGAAATGCAGGTGGCTGTATCTGAGGCACTCTGTCGAATGACTCCAAAGAAACTGAGGGAAGAATTGGTTGGCAAGTGGTTTAACTATAGAAGCTTTACATCCACTTTTACAGCCATAAGGGTCAAAGAGTTTGAAACG GACTGTAGAATATTTCTAAATGAACTCAACAGCTATTTTGGAGACTCCAGAAG AGTGTTCTCATTTCCATGCACTAGAGCATTTCTGGACTTCACTGAG TTGTTTAAACCTGAGGATGAGCTCCTGAAGGAGTTCTGGGTGGACTTCAACATTGGGACATCTTGCATCAGCTTATTTGTGCACGACCCAGAG GGAACTCTGTGGGAACTTATTCATCTTCCTAAAGAAGCTCTCTGCACATATAGCCTTCGAG AATGTGATGATCGGAAGCTTTTGAGTGTTCACATGAATGTTGATATCTCTCATGGGAACACAGTTGGTAAAATGGTCCAGATTGCCTTTGACTCAAAGTATGACATCCAGACTGCAGTGGAGAAAGTCTTTGGTAGAGGGGAGGGTTCGGAATTACCAGAAGACCCACAG CATGTTGCACCAGTTGGGGAAGATTCAG GAATACCGGTTATTCCAACTGATGGTACACCAAAACTTGCCAG TCATCCTGTCACAGAGACTGCTGAAACACGTCAC GTTTCCTTTGTACTTCAGACTGGACCAAGCCTCCTGCCATCAACTAA AGGCAGAAAAATCCAAGCAGATGACAGTTTTTCTCTAAGAATTGATTCAGACACGGAG GTGGCACGGGCAAAAGTTACTATCTTCGGTCAGCCTCTTTCTTCTAATGG GTCTGTTAGCTCTGTTAGGTCTCTTCCTTCCACCATGAGTGAAATGAAATCTGCACAGAAG aGGAAACTGAGGCCATTTCACTCTGAGGGTGACAGCCGTGCTCCCGCCAGCGAGAGGCGTTCTTCCAAAGAGATGCCTCGCCACAACTACACCAGGAAAAGGCCACGACTGAGGAGTAAACTCAAAG TTCTCCCACTTTCTTCACCCAGTAGCAATGAAGATGAGTACTTCAAG GAATCGACCCCCAAACGTAAACTTTTGGAAAGGGAGAGAGCTGAAGATGCCTCATGGTCTCAAAGCAAAGCTAAAGTGCACAGTCTGGACAGCTTCCACCCATCCAAAGAGACAACTGTGGATTCAG GCTTTCAAGAAAAAGTCAGTTTTGAAGACACTGTTTTTGCAGAAGATGAACCTGTTATAGAG gagcatgaagtaaatgaagaacCACCATCTCTTCCAGGCAAAAAGCCATCAGCATCTACAG AGTTGCCTGTCGGTCCAGAAGTGACTGAGATGCAGTTGCAGAAAGAAGAGTCTCCATTCCTAACACTGAAACCCAGAAGACTTTTCCCTTCTGTCTCATTGGAGAGTGCTACAG aaaCAATGACCCAAGCCCTGATGGAGGGTGAAGAATCCGAAACAGAGTTGGGATCTGGAGTCATCGCTGCCTTTAATACATTTAAGGCTCAGCTGAGGGAACACTTCTCT TCCAGGTATAAGAAGATTGAAGCGAAGTCACTGAGGTCTTTAACTGACTGCCAGAAAAATGTGACCTCTCTGCTGCAAACGGCACACAATCAAAG ACTTGTCCATTTGGAACACTTCCAGGACACCGTTGTGCAGCAGCTGGGGCAGCTGGAGCAGAACTGTCTTTCCCTCAAAAACATCGAAAAGGAAACTGTG AGGTTTTGGCAGTCTGAGTCTGATACAGTGAAATCTTTCTGTGATGAGCAGCAGAAGAG GCTGGATTCTCTAGATATACTGAAAGAGGGTGTCCAGGTGCCCCAGAGCCAAGCAAAGAGCACTGAAGCAAGGGCCAGTGTG TCCTCGGATGCCTCCCCGCCCCTCTTGGCTGCAGTGCCAGTTAGTGTGGAGACTGAAAAAAGCCAAAAGGGTCCAAACACTGTTCCAGCACCAACATCTTCCGCTTAG
- the sycp2l gene encoding synaptonemal complex protein 2-like isoform X6, with protein MLYFLFELHMLNWFERVSEHLKMQQKASKGPVQLLEVFYEVSMSLCQSHVEENSKILEVLLLRFGAVVIDQDVKFGLRLEAIKTINSMLDNSSKDFRRKICQSDDHNFLLEEFAKVIVDVGDYEMQVAVSEALCRMTPKKLREELVGKWFNYRSFTSTFTAIRVKEFETDCRIFLNELNSYFGDSRRVFSFPCTRAFLDFTELFKPEDELLKEFWVDFNIGTSCISLFVHDPEGTLWELIHLPKEALCTYSLRECDDRKLLSVHMNVDISHGNTVGKMVQIAFDSKYDIQTAVEKVFGRGEGSELPEDPQHVAPVGEDSGIPVIPTDGTPKLASHPVTETAETRHVSFVLQTGPSLLPSTKGRKIQADDSFSLRIDSDTEVARAKVTIFGQPLSSNGSVSSVRSLPSTMSEMKSAQKRKLRPFHSEGDSRAPASERRSSKEMPRHNYTRKRPRLRSKLKVLPLSSPSSNEDEYFKESTPKRKLLERERAEDASWSQSKAKVHSLDSFHPSKETTVDSGFQEKVSFEDTVFAEDEPVIEEHEVNEEPPSLPGKKPSASTELPVGPEVTEMQLQKEESPFLTLKPRRLFPSVSLESATETMTQALMEGEESETELGSGVIAAFNTFKAQLREHFSSRYKKIEAKSLRSLTDCQKNVTSLLQTAHNQRLVHLEHFQDTVVQQLGQLEQNCLSLKNIEKETVRFWQSESDTVKSFCDEQQKRLDSLDILKEGVQVPQSQAKSTEARASVSSDASPPLLAAVPVSVETEKSQKGPNTVPAPTSSA; from the exons ATGCTTTACTTTCTTTTTGAATTACACATGCTGAATTGGTTTGAAAGGGTCTCTGAACATCTGAAGATGCAGCAGAAAGCCTCCAAGGGCCCAGTGCAACTCCTGGAAGTCTTCTATGAAGTGTCCATG AGTCTTTGCCAGAGTCATGTTGAAG AAAACAGTAAGATTCTGGAAGTACTTCTGCTGAGGTTTGGCGCTGTTGTGATTGACCAGGATGTGAAATTTGGTCTGCGGCTGGAG GCAATTAAGACCATAAACTCAATGTTGGACAATTCTTCCAAAGATTTTCGGAGAAaaatctgtcagtctgatgatcATAACTTCCTGCT AGAGGAGTTTGCTAAGGTGATAGTGGATGTTGGTG ATTATGAAATGCAGGTGGCTGTATCTGAGGCACTCTGTCGAATGACTCCAAAGAAACTGAGGGAAGAATTGGTTGGCAAGTGGTTTAACTATAGAAGCTTTACATCCACTTTTACAGCCATAAGGGTCAAAGAGTTTGAAACG GACTGTAGAATATTTCTAAATGAACTCAACAGCTATTTTGGAGACTCCAGAAG AGTGTTCTCATTTCCATGCACTAGAGCATTTCTGGACTTCACTGAG TTGTTTAAACCTGAGGATGAGCTCCTGAAGGAGTTCTGGGTGGACTTCAACATTGGGACATCTTGCATCAGCTTATTTGTGCACGACCCAGAG GGAACTCTGTGGGAACTTATTCATCTTCCTAAAGAAGCTCTCTGCACATATAGCCTTCGAG AATGTGATGATCGGAAGCTTTTGAGTGTTCACATGAATGTTGATATCTCTCATGGGAACACAGTTGGTAAAATGGTCCAGATTGCCTTTGACTCAAAGTATGACATCCAGACTGCAGTGGAGAAAGTCTTTGGTAGAGGGGAGGGTTCGGAATTACCAGAAGACCCACAG CATGTTGCACCAGTTGGGGAAGATTCAG GAATACCGGTTATTCCAACTGATGGTACACCAAAACTTGCCAG TCATCCTGTCACAGAGACTGCTGAAACACGTCAC GTTTCCTTTGTACTTCAGACTGGACCAAGCCTCCTGCCATCAACTAA AGGCAGAAAAATCCAAGCAGATGACAGTTTTTCTCTAAGAATTGATTCAGACACGGAG GTGGCACGGGCAAAAGTTACTATCTTCGGTCAGCCTCTTTCTTCTAATGG GTCTGTTAGCTCTGTTAGGTCTCTTCCTTCCACCATGAGTGAAATGAAATCTGCACAGAAG aGGAAACTGAGGCCATTTCACTCTGAGGGTGACAGCCGTGCTCCCGCCAGCGAGAGGCGTTCTTCCAAAGAGATGCCTCGCCACAACTACACCAGGAAAAGGCCACGACTGAGGAGTAAACTCAAAG TTCTCCCACTTTCTTCACCCAGTAGCAATGAAGATGAGTACTTCAAG GAATCGACCCCCAAACGTAAACTTTTGGAAAGGGAGAGAGCTGAAGATGCCTCATGGTCTCAAAGCAAAGCTAAAGTGCACAGTCTGGACAGCTTCCACCCATCCAAAGAGACAACTGTGGATTCAG GCTTTCAAGAAAAAGTCAGTTTTGAAGACACTGTTTTTGCAGAAGATGAACCTGTTATAGAG gagcatgaagtaaatgaagaacCACCATCTCTTCCAGGCAAAAAGCCATCAGCATCTACAG AGTTGCCTGTCGGTCCAGAAGTGACTGAGATGCAGTTGCAGAAAGAAGAGTCTCCATTCCTAACACTGAAACCCAGAAGACTTTTCCCTTCTGTCTCATTGGAGAGTGCTACAG aaaCAATGACCCAAGCCCTGATGGAGGGTGAAGAATCCGAAACAGAGTTGGGATCTGGAGTCATCGCTGCCTTTAATACATTTAAGGCTCAGCTGAGGGAACACTTCTCT TCCAGGTATAAGAAGATTGAAGCGAAGTCACTGAGGTCTTTAACTGACTGCCAGAAAAATGTGACCTCTCTGCTGCAAACGGCACACAATCAAAG ACTTGTCCATTTGGAACACTTCCAGGACACCGTTGTGCAGCAGCTGGGGCAGCTGGAGCAGAACTGTCTTTCCCTCAAAAACATCGAAAAGGAAACTGTG AGGTTTTGGCAGTCTGAGTCTGATACAGTGAAATCTTTCTGTGATGAGCAGCAGAAGAG GCTGGATTCTCTAGATATACTGAAAGAGGGTGTCCAGGTGCCCCAGAGCCAAGCAAAGAGCACTGAAGCAAGGGCCAGTGTG TCCTCGGATGCCTCCCCGCCCCTCTTGGCTGCAGTGCCAGTTAGTGTGGAGACTGAAAAAAGCCAAAAGGGTCCAAACACTGTTCCAGCACCAACATCTTCCGCTTAG